A genomic segment from Gracilinanus agilis isolate LMUSP501 chromosome 1, AgileGrace, whole genome shotgun sequence encodes:
- the GLYCTK gene encoding glycerate kinase yields the protein MAATLRVLPGFVRNCPCPGLWGSPAYRSASSMALPEQAWQLFEGAVNAVMPGPMLRRALALDTETGQLKVRDRNFQLHHNLYLAGFGKAVLGMAAVAEEMLSEHLIQGVISVPKGIRAAMEHAGMQEMLLKPHSRIQVFEGAKDNLPDGDALQAALAIRHLAEGLTADDLLLVLISGGGSALLPAPIPPVTLEEKQILTKMLAARGATIQELNTIRKALSQLKGGGLAGAAYPAQVVSLILSDIVGDPVDMIASGPTVASDHNVQDCLHILSRYGLRGVLPRSVKTVLARADSDPRGPPGCGHVLNVVIGSNSLALAEAQRRAEALGYRTLVLSTVVQGEVGRVARFYGLLAQAAGVRLSSQAAEARKEEDELRGLVEELQLSDLRLEEALEAVEGAKGPVCLLAGGEPTVRLQGSGRGGRNQELALRVGVEMSESAGSAGETLFLSGGTDGQDGPTEAAGAWVTPRLASEAAAEGLDVAAFLANNDSNTFFRRLQGGAHLLCTGLTGTNVMDVHLLLLRPC from the exons ATGGCTGCCACCCTTAGAGTCCTACCTGGCTTTGTGCGCAACTGCCCCTGCCCAGGACTTTGGGGGAGTCCAGCTTACCGGTCTGCTAGTAGCATGGCCCTGCCAGAGCAGGCCTGGCAACTGTTTGAGGGTGCAGTGAATGCAGTGATGCCAGGCCCCATGTTACGCCGGGCTTTGGCACTAGACACAGAGACTGGACAGCTGAAGGTTCGGGACAGGAACTTTCAGCTCCATCACAATCTTTACCTGGCAGGTTTTGGCAAAGCCGTGCTAGGCATGGCAGCTGTGGCGGAGGAGATGCTGAGTGAACACCTGATTCAAGGTGTGATCAGTGTACCCAAGGGCATCCGAGCAGCCATGGAACATGCTGGCATGCA GGAGATGCTGCTGAAGCCCCACAGCCGTATCCAAGTGTTTGAGGGAGCGAAGGACAACTTGCCTGATGGAGATGCCCTGCAGGCTGCACTGGCCATCCGACACTTAGCAGAGGGACTGACAGCTGATGACCTGCTGCTGGTCCTTATCTCAG GGGGCGGCTCAGCCCTGCTTCCTGCTCCAATCCCCCCAGTTACCctagaagagaaacagattctTACCAAGATGCTGGCAGCTCGTGGTGCCACGATTCAGGAGCTGAATACCATCCGTAAGGCCTTGTCCCAACTCAAGGGAGGGGGCCTGGCAGGAGCTGCTTACCCTGCCCAG GTGGTGAGCCTGATCCTGTCAGATATTGTGGGGGACCCTGTGGATATGATTGCCAGTGGTCCTACGGTGGCCAGTGACCACAATGTTCAGGATTGCCTGCATATCCTCAGCCGCTATGGCCTCCGTGGAGTCTTGCCCCGCTCAGTCAAGACAGTGCTGGCCCGGGCCGATTCAGATCCCCGCGGCCCTCCTGGCTGCGGCCACGTCCTCAACGTGGTCATTGGCTCCAATTCACTGGCTCTGGCTGAGGCCCAGCGTCGCGCCGAGGCCCTGGGTTATCGGACTCTGGTTCTGAGCACAGTTGTGCAGGGTGAGGTGGGTCGTGTGGCTCGATTCTATGGGCTGCTGGCTCAGGCCGCTGGTGTTCGCCTCTCCTCTCAAGCGGCGGAGGccaggaaggaggaagatgagCTTCGGGGCCTGGTGGAAGAGCTACAACTCTCAGACCTGCGGCTGGAGGAGGCCCTGGAGGCCGTGGAAGGGGCTAAGGGCCCCGTCTGCCTCCTGGCTGGAGGGGAGCCCACAGTGCGGCTGCAGGGTTCGGGCAGGGGTGGCCGAAACCAGGAGCTAGCCCTTCGGGTGGGTGTAGAGATGAGTGAGTCTGCAGGCAGTGCCGGGGAGACTCTGTTCCTCAGTGGTGGAACTGACGGGCAGGACGGCCCCACAGAGGCGGCAGGGGCCTGGGTCACCCCAAGGCTGGCCAGTGAGGCAGCCGCTGAGGGGCTGGATGTCGCAGCTTTCTTGGCCAACAATGATTCCAATACCTTTTTCCGACGCCTGCAGGGTGGTGCCCACCTCCTCTGCACTGGATTGACTGGCACCAATGTCATGGATGTTCACCTGCTGCTCCTCCGGCCCTGCTGA